Proteins encoded in a region of the Oscillospiraceae bacterium MB24-C1 genome:
- a CDS encoding iron-containing alcohol dehydrogenase, which yields MKNFNFRVPQNIIFGMAALEQLPSILETCTSRSVYLISDRGLKNAGVVDRIVKIISDSGIACHEYLDVIPNPTVDIVNDAAQGYKSSGADCIIALGGGSPMDVAKAVGVLAKYGGEITDYEGAQKVPGPIVPLIAIPTTAGTGSEVTASSVITDEARNYKMAVISYYLFPDHAILDPSLITTLPAHVAAACGIDAFIHAEEAYVSKIANPFTDAMAEKAMELIGGNIRRFIASRDDDEAACAMMLGCTFAGLAFSWAKLGNVHAMSHPVSGYFHVAHGVANAILLPTIVEYNALADKGRYYVVYNYVAEKKIEEKDFTPKMLADALRQLNKDLGIPASLSEVGVTEDKIPLMAIDAMKSGNVAVNPRQTTLKDVEALYTKAL from the coding sequence TTGAAAAATTTTAATTTTAGGGTTCCGCAAAACATTATTTTTGGTATGGCAGCGTTAGAACAGCTCCCAAGTATTTTAGAAACTTGTACCAGCCGCTCAGTTTATCTTATTTCAGACCGCGGACTTAAAAATGCGGGTGTGGTTGACCGTATTGTCAAGATCATTTCCGATTCGGGCATTGCTTGCCACGAGTATTTGGATGTAATCCCCAATCCGACTGTGGATATTGTTAACGACGCGGCTCAAGGCTATAAAAGCTCTGGCGCAGATTGCATTATCGCGCTTGGTGGCGGCAGCCCGATGGATGTTGCGAAGGCTGTAGGAGTTTTAGCCAAATACGGTGGAGAAATCACCGATTATGAAGGTGCCCAAAAGGTTCCCGGACCCATTGTTCCACTGATTGCCATTCCTACCACTGCCGGTACCGGAAGTGAGGTTACGGCGTCCTCCGTCATTACCGATGAAGCAAGAAATTACAAAATGGCCGTAATTAGCTACTACCTTTTTCCGGATCATGCAATTCTCGACCCGTCACTGATTACGACTCTTCCGGCACATGTTGCCGCTGCCTGCGGGATAGATGCTTTTATTCACGCCGAAGAGGCCTATGTCTCGAAAATAGCGAATCCCTTTACTGACGCTATGGCTGAAAAGGCGATGGAGCTTATCGGGGGAAATATCCGCAGATTTATTGCTTCACGCGACGACGACGAAGCAGCCTGTGCAATGATGCTTGGGTGTACCTTTGCCGGACTTGCATTCTCTTGGGCAAAGCTTGGCAATGTGCATGCCATGAGCCATCCGGTCAGCGGCTATTTCCATGTGGCACACGGTGTGGCCAACGCTATTTTATTGCCCACGATTGTCGAATATAACGCGTTGGCGGATAAAGGCAGATATTACGTGGTTTATAATTACGTAGCCGAAAAGAAGATAGAAGAAAAAGATTTTACCCCCAAGATGTTGGCGGATGCGTTAAGGCAGCTTAATAAGGATTTGGGTATACCGGCGTCACTTTCAGAGGTCGGTGTTACCGAAGACAAAATTCCGCTAATGGCCATTGATGCAATGAAGAGTGGCAACGTTGCCGTAAATCCTAGACAAACCACTTTAAAAGATGTTGAGGCGCTTTATACCAAGGCCCTTTAA
- a CDS encoding TRAP transporter large permease, with protein sequence MIATLFFSLIVLMFIGVPIAVSIGVSSLAAIAAGGNMAQLFLVAQKMVTAIDSTTLLAIPLFVLAGVIMGKGGISKQIVDLSYEAFGWIPGSLGIVTVIACMFFAAISGSAPATVAAIGGIMVPAMIDDGYPGGFSAAVAASGGVIGCIIPPSIPFVNYALITGESVSELFAAGVIPGVLMGVVLCVMVSIYARKYGWGTRKKGIDVKSVLSALKNAIWAILMPVIILGGIYGGLFTPTEAAAVACVYGFLVACFVYKGIKIKDMYDISFEAVNTSAMILFIVATANAFSNIITTQQVPAKLSRLVLSLTDNWVVILLLINVILLINGCFMETTASTFIYTPILFPLIMELGIDPIQFGVILVMNMTMGLVTPPLGINLFVANGLDKRVNFGEQVKYVIPFFIGLIAVLMLVSYIPEISLFLVRLL encoded by the coding sequence ATGATAGCAACTCTGTTTTTTTCGTTGATTGTACTGATGTTTATTGGCGTGCCGATTGCTGTCAGTATAGGAGTTTCTTCACTGGCAGCTATTGCGGCAGGCGGCAATATGGCACAGTTATTTTTAGTAGCACAAAAAATGGTTACCGCGATAGATTCCACAACGCTGCTGGCCATTCCACTGTTTGTTTTGGCCGGCGTCATTATGGGCAAGGGTGGCATTTCCAAGCAAATTGTTGATTTGAGCTATGAGGCTTTTGGATGGATACCCGGTTCTCTTGGTATCGTTACCGTCATTGCCTGTATGTTTTTTGCGGCTATTTCTGGCTCAGCGCCCGCAACTGTTGCGGCCATAGGCGGAATTATGGTCCCAGCAATGATTGACGATGGTTATCCGGGCGGATTTTCCGCAGCGGTCGCTGCCAGTGGCGGCGTTATCGGTTGCATCATTCCGCCAAGCATTCCGTTTGTTAACTATGCGTTGATCACCGGCGAATCGGTCAGCGAGCTATTTGCGGCGGGTGTGATACCGGGTGTTCTAATGGGCGTTGTTTTGTGCGTTATGGTTAGCATTTATGCACGTAAATACGGCTGGGGCACAAGAAAAAAGGGGATAGATGTAAAATCGGTTTTGTCGGCACTTAAAAACGCAATATGGGCAATTCTCATGCCTGTTATTATTTTAGGCGGCATTTACGGTGGTTTGTTTACTCCCACTGAGGCAGCTGCGGTCGCTTGTGTCTATGGATTTTTAGTTGCCTGCTTTGTTTATAAAGGCATTAAAATAAAGGACATGTATGATATTTCGTTTGAAGCGGTCAATACCTCCGCCATGATTTTATTCATTGTTGCGACAGCCAATGCATTCAGCAACATAATCACAACGCAGCAGGTGCCCGCTAAGCTGTCCCGGCTGGTTCTCAGTTTGACAGACAATTGGGTTGTTATTTTACTGCTGATCAATGTCATTTTGCTTATCAATGGCTGCTTTATGGAAACAACGGCATCAACCTTTATTTATACCCCGATTTTATTCCCACTCATAATGGAGTTGGGTATAGACCCCATCCAGTTTGGCGTCATACTAGTTATGAATATGACGATGGGATTGGTCACACCGCCGCTGGGTATTAATTTGTTTGTTGCGAATGGTCTCGATAAGCGCGTCAATTTTGGCGAACAGGTCAAATATGTCATTCCGTTTTTCATAGGATTGATAGCTGTTTTGATGCTGGTAAGCTATATTCCGGAGATTTCTCTTTTTCTTGTAAGATTATTATGA